From Actinoplanes oblitus, a single genomic window includes:
- a CDS encoding lipoyl protein ligase domain-containing protein, translated as MTGVVLLAAEVAGGPAFDAALGPLLLRHGLGDARDILRVYSPEPTAAFSRRDTLRPGYERAAAAARSAGFTPVVRPQGGSLAVQHPGSVIIDHVHRSGPQPPDPAGRFRHFAAMHAGMLRRLGVDARIGAVPGEYCPGEYSINDGRAKLAGSAQRVTRDGWLFSTVIQVTGSAVLRGALTPAYANLGYAFDPETVGAIADRTPAVSVAMVIAAVMAAYGVPGDPVTLPERVRAELPAGAR; from the coding sequence GTGACCGGCGTCGTGCTGCTGGCCGCCGAGGTGGCCGGCGGCCCGGCGTTCGACGCCGCGCTCGGGCCGCTGCTGCTGCGCCACGGCCTCGGCGACGCCCGCGACATCCTGCGGGTGTACTCGCCGGAGCCGACAGCGGCGTTCAGCCGCCGCGACACCCTGCGCCCCGGCTACGAGCGGGCGGCCGCCGCCGCCCGCTCGGCCGGGTTCACCCCGGTGGTCCGGCCGCAGGGCGGCAGCCTCGCCGTCCAGCACCCGGGCAGCGTGATCATCGACCACGTCCACCGCTCGGGCCCGCAGCCACCCGACCCGGCCGGCCGGTTCCGGCACTTCGCCGCCATGCACGCCGGGATGCTGCGCCGGCTCGGCGTCGACGCGCGGATCGGCGCGGTGCCGGGGGAGTACTGCCCGGGCGAGTACAGCATCAACGACGGCCGCGCCAAGCTGGCCGGCTCCGCCCAGCGCGTCACCCGCGACGGCTGGCTGTTCAGCACGGTCATCCAGGTCACCGGCTCGGCCGTGCTGCGTGGGGCGCTGACCCCGGCGTACGCGAATCTGGGTTACGCGTTCGATCCGGAAACAGTGGGCGCCATCGCGGACCGCACCCCGGCGGTGTCGGTGGCGATGGTGATCGCGGCGGTAATGGCCGCCTACGGAGTGCCGGGTGACCCGGTCACACTGCCGGAGCGGGTGCGCGCCGAGCTGCCGGCCGGGGCTCGCTGA
- a CDS encoding serine hydrolase domain-containing protein, whose translation MLRRTLLTAAAGAVGVVTGGGAVRASAGTGASCRAGLADLHDAMAARVARGQLVGAVYLVAHRGRRHVGTVGTVALDSAEPMRRATPFRIASLTKPIVAAAAMMLVEDGRLALDEPIDRLLPELADRRVLTRLDAPLDRTVPAARPITVADVLTFRMGHGMIFEPSFQPPYPIVTRGDELRLVLAQPDPRTPLDPDEWTRRFGTLPLMYQPGTRWQYNTAALVLGVLIARAARRPLGDFLHDRLFRPLGMDHTGFTLPRAEAARLPGLYATDPATGRLARQPGSPPREWTRPPAFPSGASGLASTLDDYAAFSRFLLDRGVHHGRRLLSAESVRLLTTNQLTPAQLAEAGPYPLTGRGWGYGMSVSVVPDAISQPGRYGWEGGYGTVWFNDPNRDLTAIALTQTVDFLFNGGADEFQRLAAAACP comes from the coding sequence ATGCTCAGACGAACACTGTTGACCGCCGCCGCGGGCGCCGTCGGCGTGGTGACGGGCGGCGGGGCGGTACGCGCCTCGGCCGGCACCGGTGCGTCCTGCCGGGCCGGCCTCGCCGACCTGCACGACGCGATGGCCGCCCGCGTCGCCCGGGGCCAACTGGTCGGCGCCGTCTACCTCGTCGCGCACCGCGGACGCCGGCACGTCGGCACGGTGGGCACCGTGGCACTGGACAGCGCCGAGCCGATGCGGCGGGCCACCCCGTTCCGGATCGCGTCCCTGACCAAGCCGATCGTCGCGGCAGCCGCCATGATGCTGGTCGAGGACGGCCGGCTGGCCCTGGACGAGCCGATCGACCGGCTGCTTCCCGAACTGGCCGACCGGCGGGTCCTCACCCGCCTCGACGCTCCGCTCGACCGGACGGTCCCGGCGGCGCGCCCGATCACGGTGGCGGACGTGCTCACCTTCCGGATGGGCCACGGCATGATCTTCGAGCCCAGCTTCCAGCCGCCGTACCCGATCGTCACCAGAGGCGACGAGCTGCGGCTGGTGCTGGCGCAACCGGACCCGCGCACGCCGCTCGATCCGGACGAGTGGACCCGGCGGTTCGGCACCCTGCCCCTGATGTACCAGCCGGGCACCCGCTGGCAGTACAACACCGCGGCGCTCGTACTCGGTGTGCTGATCGCCCGGGCCGCGCGCCGGCCGCTGGGCGACTTCCTCCATGACCGGCTGTTCCGGCCGCTGGGCATGGACCACACCGGCTTCACCCTGCCCCGCGCCGAGGCGGCGCGGCTGCCCGGCCTCTACGCGACCGATCCGGCGACCGGACGGCTGGCACGGCAACCCGGCTCGCCGCCGCGGGAGTGGACCCGGCCACCGGCGTTCCCGTCCGGCGCCTCCGGGCTCGCCTCGACCCTCGACGACTACGCCGCGTTCAGCCGGTTCCTGCTCGACCGGGGCGTTCATCACGGCCGGCGGCTGCTGTCGGCCGAGTCGGTCCGCCTGCTGACCACCAACCAGCTGACCCCGGCGCAGCTCGCCGAGGCCGGCCCGTACCCGCTCACCGGCCGTGGCTGGGGATACGGCATGAGCGTCAGCGTCGTCCCGGACGCGATCTCCCAGCCCGGCCGCTACGGCTGGGAGGGCGGCTACGGCACCGTCTGGTTCAACGACCCGAACCGCGACCTCACCGCGATAGCGCTGACCCAGACCGTCGACTTCCTCTTCAACGGCGGCGCCGACGAGTTCCAGCGGCTGGCCGCGGCCGCCTGTCCCTGA
- a CDS encoding SAM-dependent methyltransferase, with translation MGDDDGDRVELNTGRPHPARVYDYLLGGKDNFAADREAAERGLKANPDSRIPPRENRLFLRRAVRFLAERGIDQFLDIGTGIPSAPNVHHVAQGINPRARIVYVDNDPIVLTHARALLTSHPDGRTDYIDADLREVDTILDAVRRSDTLDLDRPVGLLLIAILHFIGDEHDPAGIVQRLLAALPPGSYLALSHLTGDFRPEAWAQVAEIYRKQGVTMRVRSRAGIERFFTGLELVEPGLQVVPAWRPDLGEPTGLPDPSDAQVSVYGAVARKP, from the coding sequence ATGGGCGACGACGACGGTGATCGGGTGGAGCTGAACACCGGCCGGCCGCATCCGGCCCGGGTGTACGACTACCTGCTCGGCGGGAAGGACAACTTCGCCGCCGATCGGGAGGCCGCCGAGCGGGGGCTGAAAGCCAACCCGGACAGCCGGATCCCGCCCCGGGAGAACCGGCTCTTCCTGCGGCGGGCCGTGCGGTTCCTGGCCGAGCGGGGCATCGACCAGTTCCTCGACATCGGGACCGGGATCCCGAGCGCGCCGAACGTTCACCACGTCGCGCAGGGCATCAACCCGCGCGCCCGGATCGTCTACGTCGACAACGACCCGATCGTGCTGACCCACGCCCGCGCGCTGCTGACCAGCCACCCGGACGGCCGGACCGACTACATCGACGCCGACCTGCGCGAGGTCGACACGATCCTGGACGCGGTGCGGCGCAGCGACACGCTGGACCTCGACCGGCCGGTCGGACTGCTGCTGATCGCGATCCTGCACTTCATCGGCGACGAGCACGACCCGGCGGGGATCGTCCAGCGTCTCCTGGCGGCCCTGCCGCCGGGCAGCTACCTGGCGCTGTCCCACCTGACCGGCGACTTCCGGCCGGAGGCGTGGGCGCAGGTGGCCGAGATCTACCGCAAGCAGGGCGTCACCATGCGGGTCCGGTCCCGGGCCGGGATCGAACGGTTCTTCACCGGTCTGGAGCTGGTCGAGCCGGGACTTCAGGTGGTGCCCGCCTGGCGGCCCGACCTCGGGGAGCCGACCGGGCTGCCGGATCCGTCGGACGCACAGGTCTCGGTCTACGGCGCGGTGGCCAGGAAGCCCTGA
- a CDS encoding GNAT family N-acetyltransferase, which produces MRIREITEADWPQVWVIIRDVIRERATFPYDPEMTEEQARPLWIESPPGRTVVAVDGERVLGTAKMGTNRPGPGSHIATASFMVAAASRGRGVGTALCRDALDWARRAGYAGMQFNAVVATNRSAVELYQRHGFAILGTVPEAFEHPTLGRVGLHLMYQAF; this is translated from the coding sequence GTGCGGATACGAGAGATCACCGAAGCCGACTGGCCGCAGGTGTGGGTGATCATCCGGGACGTGATCCGGGAGCGGGCGACCTTTCCGTACGACCCGGAGATGACCGAGGAGCAGGCCCGCCCGCTGTGGATCGAGTCGCCGCCCGGCCGGACCGTGGTCGCTGTCGACGGTGAGCGGGTGCTCGGCACGGCGAAGATGGGGACGAACCGCCCGGGCCCCGGATCACACATCGCCACGGCGAGCTTCATGGTCGCCGCCGCCTCCCGCGGGCGGGGCGTCGGCACCGCGCTCTGCCGGGACGCGCTGGACTGGGCGAGGCGGGCCGGTTACGCGGGGATGCAGTTCAACGCGGTGGTGGCCACCAACCGGTCCGCCGTCGAGCTGTACCAGCGGCACGGCTTCGCGATCCTCGGCACGGTGCCGGAGGCGTTCGAGCACCCCACACTCGGCCGGGTCGGCCTGCACCTGATGTATCAGGCGTTCTGA